In one Stigmatella erecta genomic region, the following are encoded:
- a CDS encoding DUF7336 domain-containing protein yields MTHVYVLQHVHAAPSGEEDVKLIGVYLTEVDAQAAVSRLSQQPGFRDHPEGFHISRYELNKDHWTEGFIGWDEALDES; encoded by the coding sequence ATGACACACGTGTATGTCCTTCAACATGTGCATGCAGCTCCAAGCGGAGAGGAGGATGTCAAGCTCATTGGCGTGTACTTGACCGAGGTAGATGCACAGGCGGCTGTTTCCCGCCTGAGCCAACAGCCAGGCTTCAGAGATCACCCGGAGGGGTTTCACATCTCTCGGTATGAGCTCAACAAGGACCACTGGACCGAGGGGTTCATTGGATGGGACGAAGCCCTTGATGAATCATGA